The window TATAatttcaaaaagagaaaaattgaatcatacataaaaaaaaaatggaaatgctCGGTATcgcatgaaaaaataaatgtttgattTTCTATATATTTCATCAGACTAATCCTCAGATTCCACATTTAACGTCTGTAATTCtacgaaagaaaaaagaagaaccaTTAATTACAAATTCTTGCTTAgaacattaaacaaaaaaagttaaatgcgGTAAAATATTGTTTCCTCAGACAGGATCCACACAAGTGGAATAGCCACCTTGCATGGGTTTCAAAGAGGATTGTTTATATTGCCAAACTACCAGCCCAAGGTATATTTATGTACTTCCTAAGGTTGTTGGAATGGCCAGctttcataattttaaaaacaaaagaaaaatgatacacaaacttttttaagactttttttttaatctatctTGATTGTTATAGATCTAATATTTTTAACCAGATATTCCAGcctgatgttttaaaaaaagtgtattaTTTAGTGCGATTTCGCCGAATTACTAAAAGTAAGTACCTGTAAAAAAGGAAACTCACATGCTGGACTCGCGTTGAAAAAGCAACCCTCAAGTTTTAGAGATACCCGCTAAGTTTTTTTCCATCTGCTAAGTTATCATATTTAACCATTTTATTAAAAGTTCATGTTAAGAAGCATGTTCAGGTTCTATTGCTGTATCTATTTCCACAGAATTTTAAACATCATATCTAAGaagctttgtttttttaaatacaaagaATATTTTCAACAGTATTTTGAATTATCAATTCATAATCTTAAGAGTACAAATTATTTGTAGACAATATTTTTGTAGATATGACCCACAAAATCAATCAGCTGCTGTATCCACAACAATTTCTACCCCAATTTTTTTTCCTGTAAATGTAATATGTTTGTTTACTTTCAAACATGGCAATCCATACCAAATTAACAGAATTTCCGAATGATCCCCTGTTGAACCTCCCatgtataatttattattttgcgTAATTTTAGCTCCAGCTAGTTTTTCACAAACAACAATAATACTTACTTTTGAAGGTGTCGACTTTGACAACTGTCACTAGAGTGTATAATTTGTTTGTCGAGTCTTCATCTTCATTTCTTTTACGAGCAAGACGAACACGAGCTCTACGTGGGACATTCctattttaacaaatattttttatgttatttttttatttgttttttcacaaggtagataacactaggttgaggatggctagtgtaaatgttggtactctgagaggtagagcaggtgaagtacttgaaatgttagaacgtagatctgctaatatgtgttgtgttcaggaagttaggtggagaggagcttcagtgagatttgtggaaggtaggagggcaaggtataagcttttttggattggtaatagtgatggatatggaggagttggcatattcgttgcagagaagtgggtagaaaaagtaatagatgttatgcgtgttaatagtcgtattatagtgataaagtttttgataggtaataggattgtcacttttctgtcagtttatgctccacagtgtggactcagtgaggaagataaagataagttttatgatgagttaatagcagtcacatcaaagtttggagacactgaacttgtcatggtgggcggcgactttaatggtcatgttgggaagtcatctgaaggttatagagatgtgcatggaggctatggatttgggagcagaaataaggaaggggagagattgcttgagtttggaatggcaacggacacggtggtttgcaacacatcaatcagtaagagacagagtaggctgataacatatgagtcaggtggttgtaaggcacagatagattactttttggttagaaagtcagacaagaaagtggtgaaggacgtgaaagttatatcggggggaagagtgtgttttccagcataggttgctggtttgtgatattatcttgaagagtgtcaaaGAAGcgaagggaaagtacaggccccgtcgaaaagtctggaagctgaaggaagagattgtagcaagacaatttagtgcaaaagttcagcagttagcctacaatagtcaatgtaatagtgacaatgttgaaagtacttggactactttgaaagatttgtcttctagaagcttctgatgatacctgtgggtggacgaaaggaccagctagatatagacagacctggtggtggaataatgaggttgaccagtgtataaaggaaaagaggaaactttggagagagtggaagtcaggtggtagtaaaaatatttacttagaagctaagcgtcgcgctcgtacagcagtgtataaggcaaaatcagaagcagagagaaacagatttgcagatgtgttaagaagggaagaccagcgcaatgaggtattcaagatagcaaagcaaatgaagaagactaatcaagatattgtaggtgagaagtgtatacgtaatgatgaagttgttttggctagcacagaggatgagaaaagggtagctttgaagaatcattatcagtgGTTGCTTAaaactgagtttgattgggacggggataatttgtctgatgatgatgtcgtagaagggccagctatgcagatcaagacagaatgggtagtggaggctattaggaaattgaagattggcaaggctgcaggagtatcaggtattgttgcagagatggtaaaagcatctggatatattggagttgagcttattacaagtcttgttaaccagattataaaggatggtgctattccgagtgagtggcagtcgagtgtaatagggaattgtttcaagggcaagggtgatgcattagaaaggggtaactatagaggtttgaagttggttgatcaagtaatgaaagttattgaaagagtgattgataagttacttagagaaagaattgatatagataagatgcaatttggttttgttccagggcgtggcactacagatgcaatattatactcagacagcttcaggaaaagtaattaggaaagagaaagaatctctattttgcctttgtagatttagagaaagcttttgatagagtgccacgtaaagttatttggtgggctatgagaaaattaggtgtggatgaatggctagttacgatggttcagtctatgtacagcaatgctagaagtcgtgtcaggattaacgattcacttagtgatgaatttagtgtaaatgttggtgtacatcagggttctgtacttagtcctttgttgtttattctagtcttagaagcgctgtcgatggagttcagaacaggttgtccatgggagttattgtatgcagatgatttggttctcatagcagagtcgatggaagaattagttgaaaagtttgagaaatggaagaaaggactagaagagaaagggctgaaggtaaacacagcaaagtctaaagtcatgataagtagcattgcagccaagtgtggccttttagttggaaagtggccttgtggagtttgcaggaaaggggttggtagtaactcaattttttgtcagacttgcaagcattgggtacataagaagtgcagtagtattagtggaaggttaagagctggcatacagtttgtatgcaagcgttgcaaaggtgagattatagagaatgaagtatttccagctttaatgatgtacaacagtggcttgttagagatagttaagaacttcgaagggggtgttggaagaagtgttacttgcaggataggttccgcttggaa is drawn from Hydractinia symbiolongicarpus strain clone_291-10 chromosome 8, HSymV2.1, whole genome shotgun sequence and contains these coding sequences:
- the LOC130654290 gene encoding uncharacterized protein LOC130654290 isoform X2 — translated: MRKLGVDEWLVTMVQSMYSNARSRVRINDSLSDEFSVNVGVHQGSVLSPLLFILVLEALSMEFRTGCPWELLYADDLVLIAESMEELVEKFEKWKKGLEEKGLKVNTAKSKVMISSIAAKCGLLVGKWPCGVCRKGVGSNSIFCQTCKHWVHKKCSSISGRLRAGIQFVCKRCKGEIIENEVFPALMMYNSGLLEIVKNFEGGVGRSVTCRIGSAWKKFRELLPLLTSRVLSIEVKGRLYEACVRSVMLYGSETSAVKQEDLDRLERNDMRMVRWMCNASLRDRKSSDELRSRLSLRRIKDVIQIRRLNWLDNIFNSTET